One window of Candidatus Margulisiibacteriota bacterium genomic DNA carries:
- a CDS encoding hydrogenase maturation nickel metallochaperone HypA, whose protein sequence is MHEATVAEAILGLVLRSIPPDVVQVKKINLVVGSLSGIEKESLILYFAELSKGGKAAGAELNLTLKPAKLVCTVCGEVNFFDGREKLQEKCLSCGGLNRLETEKLFYIDNVEVI, encoded by the coding sequence ATGCACGAAGCGACCGTAGCCGAAGCGATCCTCGGATTGGTGTTAAGGTCTATTCCCCCTGATGTTGTTCAGGTCAAGAAGATCAATTTAGTAGTCGGCTCTCTCTCCGGGATTGAAAAGGAATCGCTCATTCTCTATTTTGCCGAGTTAAGCAAGGGGGGGAAAGCGGCCGGGGCGGAATTAAACCTGACCCTTAAACCGGCCAAACTGGTCTGCACCGTTTGCGGCGAGGTCAACTTCTTTGATGGCCGGGAAAAGCTCCAGGAAAAATGCCTCTCTTGCGGCGGCCTGAACAGGCTGGAGACCGAAAAACTCTTCTATATTGATAATGTTGAAGTGATCTGA
- a CDS encoding four helix bundle protein: MKTFKDLVVWQKSYVLTLDVYKETKEFPSDEKYGLTSQIRRAAASIPFNIAEGYGRRYLGQYIQFLKVAYASGAELETQLLLAKDLEYLNQVKFNDLIEKQNEIERMLAALIRALGERHLGIKVSRCREGE; this comes from the coding sequence ATAAAAACCTTCAAAGATCTAGTGGTATGGCAAAAGTCATATGTGTTGACGCTTGATGTGTATAAAGAAACAAAAGAATTTCCGAGTGACGAGAAATATGGGTTAACATCACAAATTAGGCGAGCGGCGGCTTCCATTCCTTTTAATATCGCGGAAGGGTATGGTCGCAGGTATTTGGGGCAATATATTCAGTTTCTTAAAGTTGCTTACGCGTCTGGAGCTGAACTTGAAACGCAACTGCTGTTGGCCAAAGACCTAGAATATCTTAATCAAGTTAAGTTTAATGATTTAATCGAGAAGCAAAATGAGATTGAAAGAATGCTGGCGGCTTTGATTAGGGCCTTAGGGGAGAGGCATCTAGGCATTAAGGTATCAAGGTGTCGAGAAGGGGAATAA